Within Primulina tabacum isolate GXHZ01 chromosome 5, ASM2559414v2, whole genome shotgun sequence, the genomic segment TCCTAGAAAGAGAACGAGAACAAAATCCTTCTTTTTTGGCCTTACTCCACAAATTTTTCTATGTTTTTCCTTAGTAATGACAAGGTAGGCTAGTTTACATTGATCGGATGTTATTTAATACAGACACTAAAATATATTCGCTTCAATCGCTAATAGCGCCAGCATCTTCATTGTAACTAAAATCACTATATACTTGAGGCTCTCCACCATCTAGAACACTTTCTGTTTCCATGGAATCTTGAGATCCCTCATTATCACTGTCATCATTGTCCTCGAATATAACAGGTGTTACCATATCGATATTTTCTCCTCCATCATCAACAGTCTACAATTAAAAAAGTGCGATGTTACTAAACTTCCGTGTGTCCTAAAATTACAATGATTCAGCGAGTGTGCCTACCGATGCATAAAGAATGTCCAGGCAACTTGAGAGTTGAAGAGCCTGATCATATATTGAGGTTCGGGACTCTATAATCTGCAAGCCCATTAACAAGTGCAATAAAGTTACTCAGAATCAAATGCTACAATCATGTTGAACTTAGATGACAAGTTACATCACTCATTTAATCATTTTCAAGTTTATTAACCTGTAAGAGAAATGAGGTATTTGAGATCCATAAATTTACAGACTGAAACAAACATGCTACGCAAGTAGCATTCACACTTTCATATCAATTAAAGATACTTTATGAAATTATTTTCGGACCTGATATAACGAGTTTAATGCTACCAGAGAAGATTCCTGGGAAATTATACTGGCAGCATGCTGAAGCAGTAAACTATGGAGCCATGGAAGAGCACAAGCCAACACAGCACCCCTATCAAATTAGGTGCGTGAGAAAATATAATTCACAAATTAATGAGACTTTAATTATCAGTTAAAGAGTTTAATAGATACTTTTGTCTATAGGACATTTCATATACTAAAATTCAGTTCATGCAAGTTATAGCCAGATGATGACATTCAGGAACAAATCAGGTATAGACATCCAAGGATTTCACAGACTCGTTTTtgcatataataaaaatttatcgaGCAATACTTTTTCACCAGGTTAATTCTTATTCTGCTCATTCTCAAGTTTCCATCTGACGCTGATTATGGATTTTCTTTGTTTTCCTTACCTCAACCCAACAATTGATAGGAGAGACCGTAGAAGCGTAATGACATCTGATGGATTCAACAGCGACAGTGAATTTGAAATTACCTGCAGCAGAATAATCCATCATAATCTATTACAGAAAAAGAGTGTTGTGCATGACTAAATAGTGTCAAGAAAAAACTACGAGAAACAAAGACTGCACTGAATAGAACCTTCTCATCCTGTCTTTTTAAGCAATCTATAAGAAGTGCTTGATCATCAGCACGAAGTGCTTGCTTGAGTAAGATGTAAACTGAATCCACAGTAGGTGGCTTTGTGCGAGAAATATCTACAAAATCTTGATTAGTGGCTTCACCGTCTTCAGCCAACTTGAGGCTCGCGAGTTTTTCACCCATGGTTGGTTCACTCAAATTATCCATCACCACCACACCATCTTTATCTCCAATAACTATTGCCACAAAAGAGAGGAGAAAGAAAGGAAATCATGAATGATTCTTCATGCCACAATTGATTCTATCCATAAGAACAAAACCGATGCTCCGAAGTGCATTAACCAATTGCATACTAATGTAATTTTTTCAATGATACTGGTTGTACAAGCACATGTTGAGACATAAAAAGAAAGTCAAAGTTGGTCAACTTCTTCCCTAGCTATATCACAAGTCACAACTCACAACTATGAGTATGTTATTAGAACAATTTCACCTGCAACCGATGTCCTTTTACCTTTCAAATGGAGGAATTCTAAAAACCAAGAAGTTTCAGGTTGAAAATGGCCAAAACTACGATATTTCGAATCAGACTAACATTGGCTCAGAGTTCGTTTCAAGACTAAGGAGTAAATAACACTAAAATTTCTCTTTTTTGAGCCTATGGTAGAAAAGGGAATGCCAGAGCCTCTGCACAAATTTCCTTGAAAATATACAGCAAAGCTGAAAATGCAAGGTCTTTTCACTCATAAATTAGTTGAATTATATGCAAAAAAATCTACATCTAAAATTTAAgctttcaaaaataatattgcAATTGAAAAGCAAGAGCGAAATGTTTAGTATCCACGTAGCTATCTCATTTCTTTCTTTCGCACGTTCCCAGGATAAGTTCGACCTCGTATTGTTAAATCACTATGTTTAACACAGAAACGCAATTATAAACTACCCCAGATCCAACACAAAAACTTCGGTACAAGTTTTATTTTGATGCAGAAACAGAACCAGCGAATAACACATTACTATCTGTATAAAGAAATTGGAAAAATAAggaaacttgaattaaaagcaTACCTTTAGAAGGAATAGCCTCAGAACCAACTCCATTTGCAGTAGCTGAGTCCTTCTCTCTAGATTTCCTTTTCGAAGATTTATCTTTTCTAGTCATTACTATTCCTattgaatattttaaaagaaacaatgtaaaataacttaaaaattacagaAGCTGAAAGAGAAAAGAGTTGAACCACCGTACCGAAGGAACGAGAAGTGGTGGCGAGGAGCAGATGACAGCCGACGACGTGATGGTGTCGTGAAACCCTTGCAGAACCCTAATGTGTATGTTTTTCAGATTAAAAAGGCAAGTTAAGGCAACTAGTGATGTAGAGAAGAAGAGGCGGCCCAATATCGAAGTTTCAAAATAAGCacaatacaataaaaaaaataaaattgaacgAAAGGCTCTATtccctaattttttttaaaaaaaaaaaaattattaaatcagtttaattgatttaatcgATTTTTGAAACTCATAATCGAAACCGAATAGATTTAACCAAAATAaccaatatttttaaaaaataactacCAATTTAATCGaaccaatttttttatttatacgtATATATATTAGTGATCATTTATATGCAATGTGtacttatataaatataatatttaccTAAATATAATAATCTTTgtcatatttaaattaattattctttcataattttattaagacAGATAAATTatctaaaatttgaaaatataaataaaaatatgattgactttaaaaaatataaagaaataaatatataataataattttaattaaaatttagttattataagaattttaattttaattaaatatatatatacgaaCATCATTTTAGACTAGGAAGTAtaaaaaatattggaagctttgattaataatttgtaattattttcaaattagtTTTCAGGCTATATATCTTTGTTGGCTAATACAGGACGACCAACTTGCATAATAAGAGAAGTAACAACCCCATACATTCATTGTCAATATTCCAATCGGAACAAATTACAAACGTTTGCATTTGCACGCACCTACAAACTTATGACGATGTTCCCCGAGTATAGAACAACTTCCAAGAAACACACTATAACCACAGACCCATATTGACACAAAATACAAGCACCAAAAAATATGAtaagaaatttttaaaataaaaaaattgatataagCTCGcatcacaaaaaaataaaacaatctaAAGCAATAAGTGGATTGTTTATATCCTCCCTCCATCACAATATCCAACCCTTGCCTGCTTTGAATATCTTCTCCAACACCATGATTGCCGCCAATCTTTTTACTCAAAGCATCCATTTTCGGGACAGAAACATTACGCTTGATTGCGAAAGCACGGTTTGGACTTGTGGCTGGAGGCCGAAAACTTTCCTTTTTCACACCATATGATAAAGTATCAGTGGCACTCGCCTTGGGGAAAATGGGGCCTTTGTACGAGTTTTCATCGGCCAACAAACTGTTGTTGTTTTCTCCGTTGAATTTTCGGCTCGGAGAAGGTGACCTGAGCCCTCTGTTCTGTTCTTTCCTAAAGCTCTTTTGCCGAACCAGAGTTGGTGAATTTTCACGAGCTCTTTTCTTAGGAGTTGAGCCGGCAAGGTTTTCTTGAACCGAAAGCTTCGTTCTTGTAACAAATGGTGAGAATTCTATCGAAGGGTCGAGATTTTGGAGCGGAGTTCTCTTGGGATTTTCAAGACTTTGCTTCACCCCTATAATATGTGGACTCTCCTTGACACAAGACCACAAAAACTCATTCGAAAAAGGCCGATCTTTCGCACCGATCAAAACCGAAGAAGAATTACAAGATGAATGAAAATGATATTGATGAACCCATCGCAGCACATGATTTGCTATTATCCGAACGAGAAAATGTAGAAGATTCTGATGGTGTAATCACGGGCTTTGATTTTGTTGGTGCAGGTGCTGTGTTACTTGGAATCGAAGAGTTGGGATGATCTTGGGAGATGACAAGCTTGTCATGA encodes:
- the LOC142545880 gene encoding U3 small nucleolar RNA-associated protein 5-like → MTRKDKSSKRKSREKDSATANGVGSEAIPSKVIGDKDGVVVMDNLSEPTMGEKLASLKLAEDGEATNQDFVDISRTKPPTVDSVYILLKQALRADDQALLIDCLKRQDEKVISNSLSLLNPSDVITLLRSLLSIVGLRGAVLACALPWLHSLLLQHAASIISQESSLVALNSLYQIIESRTSIYDQALQLSSCLDILYASTVDDGGENIDMVTPVIFEDNDDSDNEGSQDSMETESVLDGGEPQVYSDFSYNEDAGAISD